One window of Leifsonia sp. AK011 genomic DNA carries:
- the eno gene encoding phosphopyruvate hydratase: MALIEAVGAREILDSRGNPTVEVEVLLDDGVVSRAAVPSGASTGAFEAYELRDGDKGRYLGKGVLKAVDSVLDVLGPAIEGFDAADQRLIDNELIELDGTDNKKKLGANAILGVSLAVAKAAADSADLPLFRYLGGPNAHVLPVPMMNIINGGAHADTGLDIQEFMVLPVGADSFAEALRWGAEVYHALKGELKKAGQNTGLGDEGGFAPDLPGARAALDFIVKAIETAGFAPGKDFALGLDVAATEFHKDGVYSFEKEQLSADQMADFWVGLVNEYPIATIEDPLDEDDWDGYVGLTTKLGGLVQLVGDDLFVTNPTRLQKGLELGAANSILVKVNQIGTLTETLDAVSLAQRGGYTAVISHRSGETEDTTIADLAVATNSGQIKTGAPARSDRVAKYNQLLRIEEELGDAAVYAGRSAFPRFKA; the protein is encoded by the coding sequence ACCCGACCGTCGAGGTCGAGGTCCTCCTCGACGACGGCGTGGTCTCCCGTGCGGCAGTCCCCTCCGGTGCATCCACCGGAGCCTTCGAGGCCTACGAGCTTCGCGACGGCGACAAGGGCCGCTACCTGGGCAAGGGCGTTCTGAAGGCGGTTGACTCCGTGCTCGACGTGCTCGGCCCCGCGATCGAGGGCTTCGACGCCGCCGACCAGCGCCTCATCGACAACGAGCTCATCGAGCTCGACGGCACCGACAACAAGAAGAAGCTCGGCGCGAACGCCATCCTTGGTGTCTCGCTCGCCGTGGCCAAGGCCGCAGCGGACTCCGCTGACCTCCCGCTCTTCCGCTACCTCGGCGGACCGAATGCACACGTGCTGCCCGTGCCGATGATGAACATCATCAACGGTGGCGCACACGCCGACACCGGCCTCGACATCCAGGAGTTCATGGTCCTGCCCGTCGGCGCCGACTCCTTCGCCGAAGCACTCCGCTGGGGTGCAGAGGTCTACCACGCTCTCAAGGGCGAGCTCAAGAAGGCCGGCCAGAACACCGGCCTCGGCGACGAGGGTGGCTTCGCCCCCGACCTGCCCGGCGCCCGTGCCGCCCTCGACTTCATCGTCAAGGCGATCGAGACCGCCGGCTTCGCGCCCGGCAAGGACTTCGCCCTCGGACTGGATGTCGCGGCGACCGAGTTCCACAAGGACGGCGTCTACTCCTTCGAGAAGGAGCAGCTCTCCGCCGACCAGATGGCTGACTTCTGGGTCGGTCTCGTGAACGAGTACCCGATCGCCACGATCGAGGACCCGCTCGACGAGGACGACTGGGACGGCTACGTCGGTCTCACGACGAAGCTCGGTGGTCTTGTGCAGCTCGTCGGTGACGACCTGTTCGTCACCAACCCCACGCGTCTGCAGAAGGGTCTCGAGCTCGGCGCGGCCAACTCGATCCTCGTCAAGGTCAACCAGATCGGTACCCTCACCGAGACGCTGGATGCCGTGAGCCTCGCGCAGCGCGGCGGTTACACCGCGGTCATCTCGCACCGTTCGGGCGAGACCGAGGACACGACGATCGCCGACCTCGCCGTCGCGACCAACTCAGGCCAGATCAAGACCGGAGCACCGGCTCGCTCCGACCGCGTCGCGAAGTACAACCAGCTGCTGCGCATCGAGGAGGAGCTCGGCGACGCCGCGGTGTACGCGGGCCGCTCGGCGTTCCCGCGCTTTAAAGCGTAG
- a CDS encoding septum formation initiator family protein: MAPTTRTRSDGSARASVAPPREESAIEGWLRNLRLSGFTVFMLALIVVAVIVLAPSLRILIEQRAQIAQLEKSVQDAQNDVSTLTDEVARWDDPAYIEAQARERLYYVFPGDVSYLVIGETATDEPAVDGLPISDQIQSTHVDWMSGLLSSLYTAGLTTAPPDELTGP, translated from the coding sequence ATGGCGCCAACCACACGCACGAGGAGCGACGGAAGCGCACGAGCATCCGTCGCTCCTCCGCGTGAGGAGTCCGCGATCGAAGGCTGGTTGCGCAACCTGAGGCTCTCAGGTTTCACGGTCTTCATGCTTGCGCTCATCGTCGTGGCGGTCATCGTGCTGGCCCCGAGCCTGCGCATCCTGATCGAGCAGCGCGCACAGATCGCGCAACTCGAGAAGTCCGTGCAGGACGCGCAGAATGACGTCTCCACCCTGACGGACGAGGTGGCTCGCTGGGACGACCCGGCCTACATCGAGGCTCAGGCCCGTGAGCGGCTGTACTACGTGTTCCCCGGCGACGTGAGCTATCTCGTGATCGGAGAGACGGCCACCGACGAACCCGCGGTCGATGGCCTCCCGATCAGCGACCAGATCCAATCGACGCACGTCGACTGGATGAGCGGCCTCCTCTCCTCCCTGTACACGGCGGGTCTCACGACCGCGCCCCCTGACGAACTCACCGGCCCCTGA
- a CDS encoding DUF501 domain-containing protein, with the protein MMRPPFDPPSEADIATVSRQLGRPARDVVGIAARCVCGAPTVVSTKPRLTDGTPFPTFYYLTHPAATAAVSTLEAEGRMPELAALLEGEVAAAYLAAHQQYLADRGSYGDVPEIDGISAGGMPDRVKCLHALVGHALAAGPGVNPIGDRALAEASWSPEVCQCALEL; encoded by the coding sequence CTGATGCGACCTCCTTTCGATCCGCCGTCCGAGGCGGATATCGCCACCGTGTCCCGGCAGCTCGGCCGCCCTGCCCGCGACGTCGTCGGTATCGCTGCGCGTTGCGTGTGCGGGGCGCCGACGGTCGTCTCCACGAAGCCGCGCCTCACCGACGGCACGCCCTTCCCGACCTTCTACTACCTCACCCACCCGGCCGCGACGGCCGCCGTCTCCACCCTCGAGGCGGAGGGGCGGATGCCAGAACTCGCCGCCCTACTGGAGGGCGAGGTCGCCGCGGCATACCTCGCCGCACACCAGCAGTACCTCGCCGATCGGGGCTCCTACGGCGACGTCCCAGAGATTGACGGAATCTCAGCTGGCGGTATGCCTGATCGGGTAAAGTGCCTGCACGCCCTCGTGGGACACGCGCTCGCAGCGGGTCCCGGCGTCAATCCCATCGGGGATCGCGCTCTCGCCGAGGCGAGTTGGAGTCCGGAGGTATGTCAATGCGCGCTGGAGCTATAA
- a CDS encoding S8 family serine peptidase: MVTTIAASLLLVASPASADGVRDGEYWLDVYGIRQAWATTQGEGITIAIIDTGVDGTVAELSGAVVGGADFSGLGSYNGQKPVGSTGSDHGTMVGSLAAGRGTGPDSGVIGSAPAASLLSASIGFGEGAKSSDEQIADAVRWSVDNGADIINMSLTRNTTDWPESWDDAFLYAFENDVVVVAAAGNRGSGTTQVGAPATMPGVLTVAGVDAQGQASFDASSQGITIAVAAPSENLVGVTPGGGHVRWNGTSGAAPIVSGIVALVMAAHPQLDAANIINRVVATARDAGAAGADPIYGFGLVDAQAAVTASVPTVTANPMGELSDWIRVYRRADSTPTPIPSSVPYAIPEDVPLAPDSSLGVLMPTVHQLRVAGVPLLVFVVFATLVVVAGGLAVRHFRSLRKTE, encoded by the coding sequence ATGGTCACCACCATCGCGGCATCCCTCCTTCTCGTCGCGTCCCCGGCCTCGGCCGACGGTGTGCGCGACGGCGAGTACTGGCTCGACGTGTACGGCATCCGCCAGGCGTGGGCGACCACCCAGGGCGAGGGCATCACGATCGCGATCATCGATACCGGTGTGGACGGAACGGTCGCCGAGCTCAGCGGTGCGGTCGTCGGCGGTGCCGACTTCTCGGGCCTTGGCTCGTACAACGGCCAGAAGCCCGTCGGGTCCACGGGCTCCGACCACGGCACGATGGTGGGCTCACTCGCGGCCGGGCGGGGCACCGGCCCGGATTCCGGTGTGATCGGCTCGGCCCCCGCGGCATCCCTGCTCTCCGCCTCCATCGGCTTCGGCGAAGGCGCCAAGAGTTCCGACGAGCAGATCGCCGACGCGGTGCGCTGGTCCGTCGACAACGGCGCGGACATCATCAACATGTCGCTCACGCGCAACACCACCGACTGGCCGGAGAGCTGGGATGACGCCTTCCTCTACGCCTTCGAGAACGATGTCGTCGTGGTGGCCGCTGCGGGCAACCGCGGCAGCGGCACCACGCAGGTGGGCGCTCCCGCGACCATGCCCGGCGTTCTGACCGTCGCCGGCGTCGACGCGCAGGGCCAGGCGAGCTTCGACGCGTCATCCCAGGGCATCACGATCGCGGTGGCGGCACCCAGCGAGAATCTCGTCGGTGTGACCCCCGGCGGTGGTCACGTCCGGTGGAACGGCACGAGTGGCGCAGCGCCCATCGTGTCCGGCATTGTCGCGCTCGTCATGGCCGCCCACCCCCAGCTGGATGCCGCGAATATCATCAATCGTGTCGTGGCGACGGCGCGCGATGCTGGCGCCGCGGGTGCCGACCCCATCTACGGGTTCGGGCTCGTCGACGCGCAAGCAGCTGTCACGGCATCCGTTCCCACCGTCACGGCGAACCCGATGGGGGAGCTGAGCGATTGGATCCGGGTCTATCGTCGTGCGGACTCGACGCCCACGCCCATCCCGTCGAGCGTGCCGTATGCGATCCCGGAGGACGTACCGCTCGCGCCCGACAGTTCGCTCGGAGTGCTCATGCCGACCGTGCACCAACTGAGGGTGGCTGGCGTTCCTTTGCTGGTCTTCGTGGTGTTCGCGACCCTTGTCGTGGTGGCCGGTGGCCTGGCTGTCCGGCATTTCAGGTCACTGCGCAAGACGGAGTAG
- a CDS encoding NAD(P)/FAD-dependent oxidoreductase — MPKILIVGGGYAGFYTAKKLEKWLGRNEAQVTMVDPLPYLTYQPFLPEVAAGSVEPRHAVVSHRRHLKRTRVVNAKVTYVNHETKTATITPEVGEPWDETYDIVVMTAGAVSRTFPIPGVADEAIGMKNIEEAVAVRDRIIRNFQKASNLPEGSAEKKRLLTFVVVGGGFAGIEAFAEMRSLASSLVRQFPTISFEETHFHLIEAMGRIMPEVSLETSKWVIKSLAERGAQIHLDTQLSSATGGVIELSTGESFESDTIVWTAGVMANPMIRNTDLPIEERGRLRANAALQIINDEGPVADAWTAGDVAAVPDLTGKGVGGFCVPNAQHAVRQAKLLAKNIVASLRGEDPKDYYHESLGAVAGLGLYNGVFQYRKLAIKGFPAWVMHRGYHGLAIPMWERKLRVFGNWVLNFLLRRDMVELSARVHPRAAFEEFASRPKA; from the coding sequence GTGCCCAAGATCCTGATTGTCGGCGGCGGTTACGCCGGTTTTTACACTGCTAAGAAGCTTGAGAAATGGTTGGGCCGTAACGAAGCCCAGGTCACCATGGTGGACCCGCTTCCGTACCTCACGTACCAGCCCTTCCTGCCCGAGGTAGCAGCGGGATCCGTCGAGCCCCGTCACGCGGTCGTCTCGCACCGTCGTCACCTCAAGCGCACTCGTGTCGTGAACGCGAAGGTGACCTACGTCAACCACGAGACCAAGACCGCGACGATCACCCCCGAGGTGGGCGAGCCGTGGGACGAGACCTACGACATCGTGGTGATGACCGCCGGCGCCGTGTCGCGCACGTTCCCCATCCCGGGTGTCGCCGATGAGGCCATCGGCATGAAGAACATCGAGGAGGCGGTGGCGGTTCGTGACCGCATCATCCGCAACTTCCAGAAGGCATCGAACCTGCCGGAGGGCAGCGCCGAGAAGAAGCGTCTCCTGACGTTCGTCGTCGTGGGTGGCGGCTTCGCCGGTATCGAGGCGTTCGCCGAGATGCGTTCGCTCGCGTCATCCCTCGTTCGCCAGTTCCCGACGATCTCCTTCGAGGAGACCCACTTCCACCTCATCGAGGCGATGGGTCGCATCATGCCGGAGGTGTCGCTAGAGACGAGCAAGTGGGTCATCAAGTCGCTCGCCGAGCGCGGTGCGCAGATCCACCTCGACACCCAGCTCAGTTCGGCCACCGGCGGCGTCATCGAGCTCTCGACGGGGGAGTCGTTCGAGTCCGACACGATCGTCTGGACCGCCGGCGTCATGGCCAACCCCATGATCCGCAACACCGACCTCCCCATCGAGGAGCGCGGTCGCCTTCGCGCTAACGCCGCGCTGCAGATCATCAACGACGAAGGCCCCGTGGCGGATGCCTGGACCGCTGGTGACGTCGCGGCCGTTCCCGACCTCACGGGCAAGGGTGTCGGCGGCTTCTGCGTGCCGAACGCCCAGCACGCTGTGCGCCAGGCCAAGCTGCTCGCGAAGAACATCGTGGCGAGCCTGCGCGGCGAAGACCCGAAGGACTACTACCACGAGAGCCTCGGCGCCGTGGCGGGTCTCGGTCTCTACAACGGTGTTTTCCAGTACCGCAAGCTCGCGATCAAGGGCTTCCCCGCGTGGGTCATGCACCGCGGCTACCACGGCCTCGCCATCCCGATGTGGGAGCGCAAGCTGCGCGTCTTCGGTAACTGGGTGCTGAACTTCCTGCTGCGCCGCGACATGGTCGAGCTGTCCGCTCGGGTACACCCGCGTGCGGCGTTCGAGGAGTTCGCCTCCCGCCCGAAGGCGTAG
- a CDS encoding ThuA domain-containing protein, whose product MKTFYPAVLASAALVLLGGVTAAPAVAAAPEDPAILVFSATAAFRHTECIATGTEAIANLGSENDFRVDATEDATVFNDANLAQYDAVVFLCTTGNVLDETQQGAFERYIQGGGGYFGIHSASDTEYDWPWYGGLVGAYFLDHPFAPQFQEATVNVEDEHTAATDFLPNPWVRTDEWYNFRSNPRDITHVLLSLDESTYDPSGYTGSTGMGDHPIAWCHPYDGGRSVYTAMGHSGSFWSEPLLLQHMLGGIQMAAGYADFRCFDEVTWAQLTDETRGGVDAAASVAQGAMLPIQVGADRAGETLEVHLFSASNETAVSLGTGVVSEDGTLSVTVPADFALGAAKAAVLSTDGQLLGWDDTSVVTPAAGGTTTGPALAATGMDVAPVTGVAALILLLAGTAVVLAVRRRDA is encoded by the coding sequence ATGAAGACCTTCTATCCCGCAGTGCTCGCGAGCGCTGCACTCGTGCTTCTCGGGGGCGTGACCGCTGCGCCCGCAGTCGCGGCAGCTCCAGAGGATCCCGCGATCCTCGTCTTCTCGGCGACGGCGGCCTTCCGCCACACCGAGTGCATTGCCACCGGCACCGAGGCGATCGCGAATCTCGGCTCGGAGAACGACTTCCGCGTCGACGCGACCGAGGATGCCACGGTGTTCAACGACGCGAACCTCGCGCAGTACGACGCCGTCGTGTTCCTGTGCACAACGGGCAACGTGCTCGATGAAACTCAGCAGGGCGCGTTCGAGCGCTACATCCAGGGCGGTGGCGGATACTTCGGCATCCACTCGGCCTCCGACACCGAGTACGACTGGCCCTGGTACGGCGGCCTCGTCGGCGCCTACTTCCTCGACCACCCGTTCGCCCCGCAGTTCCAGGAGGCGACCGTGAACGTGGAGGACGAGCACACCGCTGCGACCGACTTCCTGCCGAACCCGTGGGTGCGCACCGACGAGTGGTACAACTTCCGCTCGAACCCGCGTGACATCACGCACGTGCTGCTCTCGCTCGACGAGTCGACCTACGACCCGTCCGGCTACACCGGCTCGACCGGTATGGGCGACCACCCCATCGCCTGGTGCCACCCGTACGATGGCGGCCGTTCGGTCTACACCGCAATGGGCCACTCCGGTTCGTTCTGGTCAGAGCCCCTTCTGCTGCAGCACATGCTCGGTGGCATCCAGATGGCGGCCGGCTACGCCGACTTCCGTTGCTTCGATGAGGTCACCTGGGCCCAGCTGACCGACGAGACTCGCGGTGGAGTGGATGCCGCGGCATCCGTCGCCCAGGGTGCGATGCTCCCCATCCAGGTCGGGGCTGACCGTGCAGGCGAGACCCTCGAGGTGCACCTCTTCTCCGCCTCGAACGAGACTGCCGTCTCGCTCGGTACCGGAGTCGTCTCCGAGGATGGCACGCTCTCCGTGACAGTCCCCGCCGACTTCGCTCTCGGTGCCGCGAAGGCCGCAGTGCTCTCCACTGATGGCCAGCTCCTCGGGTGGGATGACACGTCAGTCGTCACGCCTGCTGCGGGTGGCACGACCACCGGCCCGGCCCTCGCGGCCACGGGTATGGACGTTGCACCGGTCACCGGTGTCGCCGCGCTGATCCTGCTCCTCGCGGGAACGGCCGTGGTCCTGGCGGTCCGCCGCCGCGACGCGTAA
- a CDS encoding TetR/AcrR family transcriptional regulator produces the protein MARIPAEERRELLLQAALRVSARKGIAGATTRAIVAEAGMSLASFHYAFRSHDEMMADLVALVVEGESTAVFAALHPGADIHQSLRSGLHAFLDYVIADPGHEQVMQDIMQYALRTPGLEHRAAEQYESYHRAVTELLVAGAAAAHVVWSMPVAEIARLVVTVTDGVTLAWLANRDEAAARRVLDFAADTFATLARPLPPREDSPTRESQVTA, from the coding sequence GTGGCCAGGATTCCCGCCGAGGAACGCCGCGAGTTGCTGCTCCAGGCCGCCCTGCGCGTCTCCGCTCGCAAGGGCATCGCGGGCGCAACCACTCGGGCCATCGTCGCCGAGGCCGGGATGTCGCTCGCGAGCTTCCACTACGCGTTCCGGTCGCACGACGAGATGATGGCGGACTTGGTCGCTCTCGTCGTCGAAGGTGAGTCCACGGCGGTGTTCGCCGCGCTTCACCCGGGAGCGGACATCCATCAGTCCCTGCGCTCCGGGCTTCATGCGTTCCTCGACTACGTCATCGCCGACCCTGGTCACGAACAGGTGATGCAGGACATCATGCAGTACGCCCTGCGCACGCCCGGCCTCGAGCATCGCGCGGCCGAGCAGTACGAGAGCTACCACCGGGCGGTCACCGAGCTGCTCGTTGCCGGTGCCGCCGCAGCCCACGTCGTGTGGTCGATGCCCGTGGCCGAGATCGCGCGGCTCGTCGTCACCGTGACCGACGGGGTGACGCTCGCATGGCTCGCCAATCGCGATGAGGCAGCGGCCCGTCGCGTGCTCGACTTCGCCGCAGACACCTTCGCCACGCTCGCGAGGCCCCTCCCGCCGCGAGAAGACAGCCCCACGAGAGAGAGCCAGGTCACCGCGTGA
- a CDS encoding MFS transporter — protein sequence MSTTTDLPAPAPFAEPTRAVTGGWIALFATAWLGVWMAQLTPVQLLLPLQVEAQLGATNWVDNVVAFGVISGIAGLCALVAYPLTGALSDRTMSRFGRRRPWIAGGAVLFAVSLLLLGLQESIVGVGIFWALALTGFCVLTAALTAVISDQVPVNQRGFVSGWISAPQAVGTILGLVLVTELFVGQFLGYAAMAALLVLLVLPFLLRVPDARLTSADTLTVRKLLAGFWISPREYPDFGWTLLSRILVNFGNAFGTALLLQFLQYGLEVDDAEGTLIVLTLIYMVFVILASLVLGKLSDRLGRRKPFVFVAASLQGIAALMLAFVPDVTVAMVAAGLLGLGYGCFLSVDQALATQVLPDPHTRGKDLGIMNIATAVPQALAPLLGAIVVAMLVGFQGLFILSAVAAILGALAVLPIRSVR from the coding sequence GTGAGCACAACCACCGATCTCCCGGCGCCCGCGCCCTTCGCCGAGCCCACGAGGGCGGTGACAGGAGGATGGATCGCACTCTTCGCCACTGCCTGGCTCGGTGTGTGGATGGCACAGCTCACGCCGGTCCAGCTGCTGCTCCCGCTTCAGGTCGAGGCCCAGCTCGGTGCCACGAACTGGGTGGACAACGTCGTGGCCTTCGGAGTGATCTCGGGCATCGCGGGATTGTGTGCCCTCGTCGCCTACCCCCTCACTGGCGCACTCTCCGATCGCACGATGAGCCGTTTCGGAAGGCGTCGCCCCTGGATCGCGGGCGGCGCGGTGCTCTTCGCGGTGAGCCTCCTTCTTCTCGGCCTGCAGGAGTCGATCGTCGGGGTCGGCATCTTCTGGGCCCTGGCGCTCACGGGCTTCTGCGTTCTCACGGCGGCCCTCACCGCGGTGATCTCCGACCAGGTTCCCGTGAACCAGCGGGGCTTCGTCTCCGGGTGGATCTCCGCCCCGCAGGCCGTGGGCACGATCCTCGGTCTCGTCCTCGTGACGGAGCTCTTCGTCGGCCAGTTCCTCGGTTACGCCGCGATGGCCGCCCTCCTCGTTCTCCTCGTGCTGCCGTTCCTCCTCCGGGTTCCGGATGCCCGCCTCACGTCCGCCGATACGCTGACGGTCCGCAAACTCCTCGCCGGGTTCTGGATCAGCCCGCGGGAGTACCCGGACTTCGGCTGGACCCTCCTCAGTCGCATCCTCGTCAACTTCGGCAACGCCTTCGGCACAGCACTGCTGCTGCAGTTCCTCCAGTACGGGCTCGAGGTCGACGACGCCGAGGGCACGCTCATTGTCCTGACCCTCATCTACATGGTGTTCGTGATCCTCGCCTCGCTCGTGCTCGGCAAGCTCTCCGACAGGCTCGGTCGCCGCAAGCCCTTCGTTTTCGTCGCAGCGAGCCTCCAGGGCATCGCGGCCCTCATGCTCGCGTTCGTTCCGGATGTCACGGTCGCGATGGTCGCGGCAGGCCTCCTCGGCCTCGGCTACGGATGCTTCCTCTCGGTGGACCAGGCGCTCGCGACCCAGGTGCTCCCCGACCCGCACACCCGCGGCAAGGATCTCGGCATCATGAACATCGCGACCGCAGTGCCCCAGGCCCTCGCCCCGCTCCTGGGTGCGATCGTCGTCGCGATGCTCGTCGGCTTCCAGGGCCTCTTCATCCTCTCCGCGGTCGCCGCCATCCTGGGCGCACTCGCGGTTCTCCCCATCCGGAGTGTGCGCTAG
- a CDS encoding amino acid deaminase/aldolase, with protein MNLDRPTTQPWLQPASYWGGMTAATASLDTPVGALNLTALAHNTHDMLDRANGTTIRVASKSLRVRGVIERVLTVPGYAGVLAYTLPEALWLAETIDDVVVGYPSVDATAIRTLGSSASLARRVTIMVDSVAQLDAVDAVLPPGTRENIRVCLELDASWKSRLIGHTGVYRSPVHSVDQAVYLARHIVSRRGFDLVGIMSYEAQIAGVTNRPPGKPVRARLVDWMQRSSFEELTTRRGEVVTAVREIADLEFVNGGGTGSLERTSSDPAVTEIAAGSGLFGPRLFDGYSHFTPAPAAAFALSVVRKPTPELATLLGGGWIASGPPAPDRMPQLAWPERLEFLAREGAGEVQSPVRGAAAARLAVGDRVWLRHTKAGEASEHLNEFAVVNGDTIVDTVPTYRGEGKAFL; from the coding sequence ATGAACCTCGATCGTCCGACCACGCAGCCGTGGCTGCAGCCCGCGAGCTACTGGGGAGGGATGACGGCGGCCACCGCATCCCTCGACACCCCCGTCGGCGCGCTCAACCTCACCGCGCTCGCCCACAACACCCACGACATGCTGGACCGGGCGAACGGCACGACCATCCGCGTGGCGAGCAAGTCCCTCCGCGTGCGCGGCGTCATCGAGCGGGTGCTCACGGTGCCCGGCTATGCCGGCGTGCTCGCGTACACCCTGCCCGAGGCCCTCTGGCTCGCCGAGACGATCGACGACGTGGTTGTCGGCTACCCGAGCGTGGATGCCACGGCGATCCGGACCCTCGGGAGCTCGGCTTCCCTCGCCCGTCGGGTCACCATCATGGTGGACTCGGTCGCGCAGCTGGATGCGGTCGACGCGGTGCTGCCTCCGGGTACGCGGGAGAACATCCGCGTCTGCCTCGAGCTCGATGCATCCTGGAAGTCCCGACTCATCGGCCACACAGGGGTCTATCGTTCGCCGGTGCATTCCGTTGACCAGGCCGTCTATCTCGCACGTCACATCGTGAGTCGTCGTGGGTTCGATCTCGTCGGCATCATGTCGTACGAGGCGCAGATCGCGGGCGTCACCAACCGTCCGCCGGGCAAGCCCGTGCGGGCGCGGCTGGTCGACTGGATGCAGCGCTCCTCCTTCGAGGAGCTCACCACGCGCCGCGGCGAGGTCGTCACCGCCGTCCGCGAGATCGCCGATCTCGAGTTCGTCAACGGCGGAGGCACTGGCTCGCTCGAGCGCACCTCGTCCGACCCGGCCGTCACCGAGATCGCCGCGGGCAGCGGGCTCTTCGGTCCGCGCCTCTTCGACGGGTACAGCCACTTCACGCCGGCACCGGCCGCGGCATTCGCCCTCTCCGTCGTGCGCAAGCCCACCCCGGAGCTCGCCACGCTGCTCGGCGGCGGCTGGATCGCCTCCGGTCCGCCAGCACCCGACCGGATGCCGCAACTCGCGTGGCCGGAGCGCCTCGAGTTCCTCGCCCGCGAGGGCGCCGGCGAGGTGCAGTCGCCCGTGAGGGGCGCCGCGGCGGCACGTCTCGCGGTGGGCGATCGCGTCTGGCTCCGCCACACGAAGGCGGGTGAGGCGAGCGAGCACCTGAACGAGTTCGCCGTGGTCAATGGCGACACTATCGTGGACACCGTTCCCACCTACCGCGGCGAGGGGAAGGCCTTCCTGTGA
- a CDS encoding D-arabinono-1,4-lactone oxidase yields MSIETGRPWRNWGRSESSTPAFVSRPTSVDEVIETVRFARERGLTIRPVGASHSFTAIAATDGVQLDVSAIDGLIAVDGTMVTLGAGTHLHQLPELLAPYGLALQNMGDINVQTLAGATSTGTHGTGSAFGGLATQIREVTLVTAAGELLHVSRTQNAELLPAAVLGLGALGVLVAMTIECVPAFVLRAVERPESAATVLAEWEQRIAEHDHFEFYSWPHAELVSTKTNTRMPADTPRKPLGPVQEWFDNRVMANTVFGASLEMLRLMPAMIPPMNRLSVKLEANREFSDYSWDVFSTVRTTRFREMEYALPVEHVPAALTAIHDLIAAKGWRISFPIEVRASAADDLWLSTGHGRATGYIAAHRFWKDDPTEYFREIEAIMRDHEGRPHWGKMHGRTAEDLRPAYPRFDDFLAVRDRLDPDRLFANPYLSRVLGA; encoded by the coding sequence GTGAGCATCGAGACCGGTCGGCCGTGGAGGAACTGGGGGCGTTCGGAGTCGTCGACTCCCGCGTTCGTCTCGCGCCCGACATCCGTTGACGAGGTCATCGAGACCGTGCGTTTCGCCCGTGAGCGAGGTCTCACGATCAGGCCGGTCGGGGCGAGCCACAGCTTCACGGCGATCGCGGCCACCGACGGTGTACAGCTCGACGTCTCGGCGATCGATGGCCTGATCGCCGTCGACGGCACCATGGTCACGCTCGGCGCCGGCACGCACCTCCACCAGCTTCCCGAACTGCTTGCACCGTATGGCCTCGCCCTGCAGAACATGGGCGACATCAACGTGCAGACGCTCGCCGGTGCCACCTCGACCGGCACACACGGCACCGGGTCGGCGTTCGGTGGCCTCGCCACGCAGATCCGCGAGGTCACCCTCGTCACCGCTGCGGGGGAGCTGCTTCACGTCAGCCGCACGCAGAACGCGGAACTGCTGCCTGCGGCGGTGCTCGGTCTTGGCGCCCTGGGAGTGCTCGTCGCGATGACGATCGAGTGCGTGCCCGCGTTCGTGCTGCGCGCGGTGGAACGGCCGGAGAGCGCGGCGACGGTCCTCGCCGAGTGGGAGCAGCGCATCGCCGAGCACGACCACTTCGAGTTCTACTCGTGGCCCCACGCGGAGCTCGTCAGCACCAAGACCAATACGAGGATGCCTGCCGATACGCCCCGCAAGCCGCTCGGCCCCGTGCAGGAGTGGTTCGACAATCGCGTCATGGCCAACACGGTGTTTGGCGCATCCCTCGAGATGCTGCGGCTCATGCCGGCCATGATCCCGCCCATGAACCGGTTGTCGGTGAAGCTCGAGGCCAACCGGGAGTTCTCGGACTACTCGTGGGACGTCTTCTCGACCGTGCGCACCACGCGCTTCCGCGAGATGGAGTACGCGCTGCCGGTCGAGCACGTGCCCGCGGCGCTCACGGCGATCCACGATCTCATCGCCGCGAAGGGATGGCGCATCTCGTTCCCCATCGAGGTGCGGGCGTCTGCCGCCGACGATCTCTGGCTCTCGACGGGTCACGGTCGCGCCACGGGCTACATCGCAGCCCACCGTTTCTGGAAGGACGACCCGACCGAGTACTTCCGCGAGATCGAGGCCATCATGCGCGATCACGAGGGCCGGCCGCACTGGGGCAAGATGCACGGTCGCACCGCCGAGGACCTCCGACCGGCCTATCCGCGGTTCGACGACTTCCTCGCCGTGCGGGACCGGCTCGACCCGGACCGCCTGTTCGCGAACCCCTACCTGTCGCGCGTGCTGGGCGCGTGA